From a single Calothrix sp. NIES-2098 genomic region:
- a CDS encoding carbonic anhydrase — MKKLIKGLRDFKSSYFRANEELFEQLSHGQKPRVLFITCSDSRIDPNLITQAGLGELFVIRNAGNIIPPFGATNGGEGATIEYAIQALDIQQIIVCGHSHCGAMKGLMKLDSLRVEMPLVHDWLKYAEATRRLVKDNYNHYEGEELLEIIIAENVLTQIENLRTYPVIRSKIYQGKLSIYAWIYQIEAGEVLVYDPQQHAYVLLHNQLSPSDIDETLVSPPLDSNVEIHVSRTPQLPLQLPQHNPNSEHEWFPMTILSPEQMERIYRGSRTQ, encoded by the coding sequence ATGAAAAAATTGATTAAAGGCCTGCGCGACTTTAAAAGTAGTTATTTTCGTGCTAATGAAGAACTTTTTGAACAACTTTCTCATGGTCAAAAGCCCAGAGTACTATTTATTACTTGTTCCGATTCGCGTATCGATCCCAACCTGATTACTCAAGCCGGTTTGGGCGAATTATTTGTTATTCGCAACGCAGGTAACATTATTCCACCATTTGGCGCTACTAATGGCGGTGAAGGAGCGACGATTGAATATGCTATTCAAGCATTAGATATTCAACAAATAATTGTCTGCGGTCACTCACATTGTGGTGCCATGAAAGGGTTAATGAAATTAGACAGCTTGCGGGTAGAAATGCCGCTTGTACATGACTGGCTTAAATATGCAGAAGCAACCCGACGGTTGGTGAAAGACAACTACAACCACTACGAAGGAGAAGAACTTTTAGAAATAATTATTGCTGAAAATGTACTCACCCAAATCGAAAATCTCCGCACTTATCCGGTGATTCGCTCGAAAATCTACCAAGGAAAACTGAGTATTTATGCTTGGATTTATCAAATTGAAGCAGGAGAGGTTTTGGTATACGATCCACAACAGCACGCCTATGTTTTGCTTCACAATCAGCTTTCTCCATCAGATATAGATGAGACTTTAGTTAGCCCACCTCTAGATAGCAATGTGGAAATTCATGTCAGTAGAACTCCACAACTTCCGTTGCAATTGCCACAGCACAATCCTAATTCTGAACATGAATGGTTTCCAATGACAATACTTTCTCCAGAGCAAATGGAGCGAATTTATCGCGGTTCAAGAACACAGTAA